One window of the Caminibacter pacificus genome contains the following:
- the msrB gene encoding peptide-methionine (R)-S-oxide reductase MsrB gives MCNCKNKLTDFEKYVICEKGTEPAFNNEYWDNKTPGIYKCKCCDEVLFSSEHKFDSGTGWPSFYVPIGKILEAPDFTGGMVRVEVMCGNCKAHLGHLFGDGPAPTGLRYCINSTSLKFEPKY, from the coding sequence ATGTGTAATTGTAAAAATAAACTAACGGATTTTGAAAAATACGTTATTTGCGAAAAAGGAACTGAGCCGGCTTTTAATAACGAATATTGGGATAATAAAACTCCCGGAATTTATAAATGCAAATGTTGTGATGAAGTGCTTTTTAGCAGCGAGCATAAATTTGATAGCGGTACGGGTTGGCCGAGCTTTTATGTGCCGATTGGCAAAATACTTGAAGCTCCCGATTTTACGGGTGGAATGGTGAGAGTAGAGGTGATGTGCGGAAACTGCAAAGCTCATTTGGGTCATTTATTCGGCGACGGACCGGCACCGACGGGTCTTAGGTATTGTATTAATTCCACAAGTTTGAAATTTGAACCGAAGTATTAA
- a CDS encoding DUF2018 family protein — translation MWDPFDEQKTPKDKFFEIVYHANKNLVIEELEKVFERMAALEVLAEKCYGDEVEMKIQEAIFNNSDEVKAAEDDLYIHTMANILTKNE, via the coding sequence ATGTGGGATCCGTTTGATGAGCAAAAAACCCCGAAAGATAAATTTTTTGAGATAGTTTATCACGCAAATAAAAACTTGGTAATCGAAGAGCTTGAAAAAGTATTCGAGAGAATGGCGGCACTTGAGGTGTTGGCTGAGAAATGTTATGGTGATGAAGTCGAAATGAAGATTCAAGAAGCTATTTTCAATAATAGCGACGAAGTAAAAGCTGCGGAGGATGACCTATACATCCATACTATGGCAAATATCTTAACAAAAAATGAATAA
- a CDS encoding pentapeptide repeat-containing protein, translating into MENFENFSRANKIFLVTFLSLVTFILISLLSINDLDLLFYEKSTLILPIINSEVNIYYFGYLSILFITIFYIYLLANLYYHIKAIKKEKNLKPLIPFIVDNAFLNVPLKQIFFLIFIVILIYPLLVEIYLIASFLKIQDKNLFFFQFSLFLFSLSVFITFLFSIFDFKYIKQIIWHLIIVSIYLILALYFNFELIIKYFYIKLPSNITITNQDHQDNQIIKNFVNDENISSDYIPKINLSQRNLKYLFSNYVYFSNVDFSGSNLVSSKFLNSYLKNVNFDNANLSNSVFENNKIENCSFKNTNMNNSVIRNTTIKNSNFSDINLSGSVLMDTKFVNCKLNYNASKKDNKKLNLADLFMQKKINNLILLHVIFSNSDISDIDYENCIFFDLNLSPYSNLKNIKFDNCIFIIKNKVTYEKLINIISMDNNLIIFNNKILGNENILGLLNFERFCDFYPFSEAKCKINEVNLSRILEKIFYFCLKKNLIKKGLNKNEIKEIKNFKKHEMSVW; encoded by the coding sequence GACTTGCTTTTTTATGAAAAATCAACATTAATTTTGCCTATTATTAATTCAGAAGTAAATATTTATTATTTTGGATATTTATCAATTTTATTTATTACAATTTTTTATATTTATTTGCTTGCAAATTTGTATTATCATATAAAAGCAATAAAAAAAGAGAAAAATTTAAAACCGTTAATTCCTTTTATAGTGGATAATGCATTTTTAAATGTACCACTAAAACAAATATTTTTTTTAATCTTTATTGTTATATTAATTTATCCTTTGCTTGTTGAAATTTATTTAATAGCTTCATTTTTAAAAATACAAGATAAAAATTTATTTTTTTTTCAATTTAGTCTTTTTTTATTTTCTTTAAGTGTTTTTATTACATTTTTATTTAGCATTTTTGATTTTAAGTACATTAAACAAATAATTTGGCATTTAATAATTGTTTCTATATATTTAATTTTAGCTTTATATTTTAATTTTGAGTTAATTATTAAATATTTTTATATAAAACTTCCTTCAAACATAACTATAACAAATCAAGATCATCAAGATAATCAAATTATTAAAAATTTTGTAAATGATGAGAATATTTCAAGTGATTATATTCCAAAAATTAATCTATCTCAGAGAAATTTGAAATATTTATTTTCAAATTATGTTTATTTTTCTAATGTTGATTTTTCAGGTTCTAATTTAGTATCTTCTAAATTTTTAAATTCATATTTAAAAAATGTAAATTTTGATAATGCAAATTTGTCAAACTCAGTTTTTGAGAATAATAAAATAGAAAATTGTAGTTTTAAAAATACAAATATGAATAATTCTGTAATCAGAAACACTACTATAAAAAACTCTAATTTTAGTGATATTAATTTGTCTGGCAGTGTATTAATGGATACTAAATTTGTAAATTGTAAACTAAATTATAATGCATCTAAAAAAGATAATAAAAAATTGAATTTAGCTGATTTATTTATGCAAAAAAAAATTAATAATTTAATTTTGTTACATGTTATTTTTAGTAATAGTGATATATCTGATATAGATTATGAAAATTGTATTTTTTTTGATTTAAATTTAAGTCCATATTCAAATTTGAAAAATATTAAGTTTGATAATTGCATTTTTATTATTAAAAATAAAGTAACGTATGAAAAATTGATCAATATAATTTCAATGGATAACAATTTGATTATATTTAATAATAAAATATTAGGAAATGAAAATATATTAGGATTATTGAATTTTGAAAGGTTTTGTGACTTTTATCCTTTTTCAGAAGCAAAGTGCAAAATAAATGAAGTTAATTTATCAAGAATATTGGAAAAAATTTTTTATTTTTGTTTAAAAAAAAATTTAATTAAAAAAGGTTTAAATAAAAATGAAATTAAAGAAATTAAAAATTTCAAAAAACACGAAATGTCCGTGTGGTAG
- a CDS encoding polyprenyl synthetase family protein has product MEFFNILDSMFDEFEEYRDIQKGKGIRGKLITIINPEAQKLAALVEAIHLASLLHDDVIDEADTRRGVQSINAKYGDHTAVMLGDIVYSRAFYELIDFGSEIAKTISNAVYLLSQGELEDVKLSKNLNLNKEKYMQMIYKKTASLIEAACKASAISKGYDKDDFALYGKNIGIAFQIVDDLLDITQDSETLGKPAMHDYFEGKTTLPFIYLFESANEEEKEKLKSLYKKRLSDEEVEWIRALMQKYGIIKRCFDEAKELVDEAKNVIKKYEIPALMIIADKVVDRKF; this is encoded by the coding sequence ATGGAGTTTTTTAATATTCTTGATAGTATGTTTGATGAGTTTGAGGAGTATAGAGATATACAAAAAGGCAAGGGTATAAGAGGAAAACTTATAACCATAATCAACCCCGAAGCCCAAAAATTGGCTGCCTTAGTGGAAGCTATACATCTTGCAAGTTTGCTGCATGATGATGTAATAGACGAAGCCGATACGAGAAGAGGCGTACAATCTATCAACGCGAAATACGGAGACCACACGGCCGTAATGCTTGGAGATATCGTATATTCAAGGGCTTTTTACGAGCTTATTGATTTCGGAAGCGAAATTGCAAAGACAATTTCAAATGCCGTATATTTGTTATCTCAAGGTGAGCTTGAAGACGTAAAACTCTCTAAAAACCTAAACTTAAACAAAGAAAAATATATGCAAATGATTTATAAAAAGACCGCGAGTTTGATTGAAGCGGCTTGTAAAGCTTCGGCAATTTCAAAAGGCTATGATAAAGATGATTTCGCACTGTACGGAAAAAATATAGGTATTGCTTTTCAGATTGTTGATGATTTGCTTGATATTACGCAAGATAGCGAAACTTTAGGTAAACCGGCTATGCATGATTATTTTGAGGGGAAAACCACACTACCTTTTATTTATCTGTTTGAATCGGCAAACGAAGAAGAAAAAGAAAAACTAAAATCATTATACAAAAAGAGACTAAGTGATGAAGAAGTCGAATGGATAAGAGCTCTTATGCAAAAATACGGTATTATAAAAAGATGTTTTGACGAAGCCAAAGAGCTTGTCGATGAAGCCAAAAACGTAATAAAAAAATACGAAATCCCGGCTTTAATGATAATAGCCGATAAAGTCGTCGATAGGAAGTTTTAA
- the ppk2 gene encoding polyphosphate kinase 2, with protein MEKININELYNPEYVLVGNKKMNLNDLINEYMELKRVNKKAVRKYLQEQELKPYQAELIKMQKYLEDTNKRMIVLFEGRDAAGKGGTIRRIVRYMNEKHYRVVALGKPSDVQKTQWYFQRYVEQFPRGGEIVFFDRSWYNRAMVEPVFGFCTKEQYETFMHECPMFEKSLVMEGTILVKIYLSISKEEQAKRFEKRRKDPLRQWKLSEIDLQAQDKWDEFTEMKYKMLKATHTHYAPWTVIRSDNKHLARLNAMKVILNAVDYPDRNPDLDYRVDEGIVVSGAREIEIMEADRIRSGKFVS; from the coding sequence ATGGAAAAAATTAATATCAACGAGCTCTATAATCCCGAATATGTGCTTGTTGGCAATAAAAAGATGAACCTAAACGACTTAATTAACGAATATATGGAACTAAAACGCGTAAATAAAAAAGCGGTTAGAAAATATCTTCAAGAACAAGAGCTAAAGCCTTATCAGGCGGAGCTTATTAAAATGCAAAAGTATCTTGAGGATACAAATAAAAGAATGATAGTGCTTTTTGAAGGACGCGATGCCGCCGGTAAAGGCGGAACTATCAGAAGAATCGTCAGATATATGAACGAAAAACATTATAGAGTCGTGGCTCTTGGAAAGCCAAGCGACGTACAAAAAACTCAATGGTATTTTCAAAGATACGTAGAGCAGTTTCCAAGAGGCGGTGAGATAGTTTTTTTTGATAGGAGCTGGTACAATAGGGCTATGGTCGAGCCGGTTTTCGGATTTTGTACTAAAGAACAATACGAAACGTTTATGCACGAATGTCCTATGTTTGAAAAATCTCTTGTAATGGAGGGGACTATTTTAGTAAAAATTTATCTCTCCATTTCAAAAGAAGAACAGGCTAAAAGATTCGAAAAAAGAAGAAAAGACCCTCTAAGACAATGGAAACTAAGCGAGATTGACCTTCAGGCCCAAGATAAATGGGATGAATTTACCGAAATGAAATATAAAATGCTAAAAGCAACCCATACTCATTACGCTCCGTGGACCGTGATTCGAAGTGATAATAAACATTTGGCGAGATTAAACGCTATGAAAGTTATTTTAAACGCCGTGGATTATCCGGATAGAAACCCGGACCTTGATTATAGAGTGGATGAGGGTATCGTGGTATCTGGTGCGAGAGAAATAGAGATTATGGAAGCGGATAGAATTAGAAGCGGTAAGTTTGTGAGTTAA
- a CDS encoding ParA family protein: MIISLYNIKGGVGKTSTCINLASTASKTKKVLIIDLDIQGASSYFFGKKPKKRGIFKKPIEKIIKKTNNPNIDIIPSDKQLIKYQGELKKLLNLKYDIIFIDAPATLNDLTKDILKYSDIVLSPVLPNILSLRTYNQLLETKLNKNIKLFVNAYENKPSHKQIVKAILKLPKSQYLKTYIPKSEKIENMPLYKMSVVDKYPYSLETKRYQKLLSELI; encoded by the coding sequence ATGATTATATCGTTATACAACATAAAAGGCGGGGTCGGCAAAACATCGACGTGTATAAATCTCGCAAGTACGGCTTCAAAAACGAAAAAAGTACTTATCATAGACCTTGATATACAAGGAGCGAGCAGTTATTTTTTCGGTAAAAAGCCTAAAAAAAGAGGCATTTTTAAAAAACCTATCGAAAAAATAATAAAAAAAACAAACAACCCGAATATCGACATAATCCCCAGCGACAAACAGCTTATAAAATATCAAGGCGAACTAAAAAAGCTTCTTAATCTCAAATATGATATTATTTTTATCGACGCTCCTGCAACACTTAACGATTTGACAAAAGATATTTTAAAATATTCTGATATCGTACTATCTCCCGTACTGCCGAATATTTTATCGCTTCGTACTTACAATCAGCTACTTGAGACAAAACTCAACAAAAACATCAAACTTTTCGTAAACGCATACGAAAACAAACCCTCACACAAACAAATTGTAAAAGCAATACTCAAATTACCCAAATCCCAATACCTAAAAACATACATCCCAAAAAGCGAAAAGATAGAAAATATGCCTCTTTATAAGATGAGCGTAGTTGATAAATATCCGTATAGTTTGGAAACAAAAAGATATCAAAAGCTTCTTAGCGAATTAATATAG
- a CDS encoding LOG family protein has product MKIATTFGASRVEDPKLYEEGVELGKFLAERGYVIKCGGYGGLMEAVSRGVREAGGEVIGITLKYFDEIRPENPYLTKKIQTPDLFERLKNLIVGSEVFIAQAGSIGTLNEIFMVWALKYGLGLDFRICLLGEAYEEFKTCSFIPKERLSEIEIYKNLEEFKRNF; this is encoded by the coding sequence ATGAAAATAGCGACTACATTTGGAGCAAGCAGGGTGGAAGACCCTAAACTTTACGAAGAGGGAGTGGAGCTTGGGAAGTTTTTGGCTGAGAGAGGTTATGTTATAAAATGCGGAGGATACGGCGGGCTTATGGAGGCGGTGAGCCGGGGAGTTAGAGAAGCCGGAGGTGAAGTTATAGGTATTACTCTTAAATATTTTGATGAAATACGCCCTGAAAATCCGTACCTCACAAAGAAAATACAAACACCGGATCTTTTTGAGAGATTAAAAAATCTAATTGTCGGGAGTGAAGTTTTTATCGCTCAAGCAGGAAGTATCGGTACGCTTAATGAAATATTTATGGTTTGGGCGTTAAAATACGGGCTTGGGCTTGATTTTAGGATTTGTCTTTTGGGTGAAGCGTATGAGGAATTTAAAACTTGCTCTTTTATTCCAAAAGAGAGATTATCCGAAATAGAAATATATAAAAACCTTGAAGAATTTAAAAGAAATTTTTGA
- a CDS encoding nucleoside deaminase has protein sequence MDFMKEAVYEAKKGVLNKEGGPFGAVIVKNGKIIGKGHNQVVKLKDPTAHAEIQAIRDACKNIGSFDLSGCEMYITCEPCPMCFGAIHWARIERVYFAATREDAANIGFDDKFIWDVIEGKREDNVLFKHTPSKEALEVMKLWESMEDKTLY, from the coding sequence ATGGATTTTATGAAAGAGGCCGTTTATGAAGCTAAAAAAGGCGTTTTGAATAAAGAAGGAGGCCCCTTTGGTGCCGTTATTGTAAAAAACGGGAAAATTATCGGCAAAGGTCATAATCAAGTCGTCAAACTAAAAGACCCTACGGCTCATGCCGAGATTCAGGCTATTAGAGATGCTTGTAAAAATATAGGAAGCTTCGATTTAAGCGGCTGCGAGATGTATATAACATGCGAGCCGTGTCCTATGTGTTTTGGTGCGATACATTGGGCGAGAATAGAGAGGGTATATTTTGCCGCTACACGAGAAGATGCCGCAAATATCGGGTTTGACGATAAGTTTATTTGGGATGTTATCGAAGGGAAAAGAGAAGATAACGTATTATTTAAACACACACCTTCAAAAGAAGCTTTGGAAGTTATGAAACTTTGGGAAAGTATGGAGGATAAAACTCTATATTAA
- the recR gene encoding recombination mediator RecR, which translates to MKDLNSLNKLIEAFEELPSIGKKSATRLALAIAKDKFKALKLINAIEEVVTNVKECEICGSFSEHEICEICDDPNREKTLAIVESAKDVMVIEESGSYNGFYFVLSHLDDENIQKIRDIIKNKEIKEVIFAFPPSVESEARSLYLEDKLKDLGVEFSQIAQGVPTGVHFENVDINSLAKAIKLRFKL; encoded by the coding sequence ATGAAAGACCTCAACTCACTAAATAAACTCATAGAAGCGTTTGAAGAATTGCCGAGTATCGGAAAAAAAAGCGCAACCCGCCTGGCTCTTGCAATAGCAAAAGACAAATTCAAAGCCTTAAAACTCATAAACGCAATAGAAGAGGTCGTCACAAACGTAAAAGAGTGTGAAATTTGCGGAAGTTTCAGCGAGCATGAAATATGCGAAATTTGCGACGACCCAAACCGCGAAAAAACCCTTGCGATTGTAGAAAGCGCAAAAGACGTTATGGTTATTGAGGAGAGCGGGAGTTATAACGGGTTTTATTTCGTTTTATCTCATCTTGACGATGAAAATATTCAAAAAATCAGAGACATTATCAAAAATAAAGAGATAAAAGAGGTGATTTTCGCCTTTCCTCCGTCAGTCGAGAGTGAAGCAAGAAGCCTCTATCTTGAAGACAAACTTAAAGATTTGGGAGTAGAATTTTCGCAAATAGCCCAAGGAGTGCCGACAGGAGTTCATTTTGAAAATGTAGATATAAACTCTCTCGCAAAGGCTATCAAATTAAGATTTAAGCTCTGA
- a CDS encoding pyridoxal phosphate-dependent decarboxylase family protein produces MNDFKFNENLYKAVDFITKEKFEKVILPQEFPKKGLGENTLKIMASKVLGEATYLDSPLVFAHMDPPTPWIAWAMALWNARLNQNLLHKELSPFATQAEESVIDWIKGFFGMDGGHMCSGSSIANLTALWVARDTKNIDTIVASESSHISIDKAAKILNMKLIKVPINNDGSIDKKSVPNLKNACLVLNAGTTCSGAIDDFSLIGQAKWTHIDAAYAGALKFTSEYSNILNGIEKADSISLSAHKWLYQPKDSAIVLFKDNKKAKEVMSFGSDYLSSANIGIQGSKGANGVVLLATLLYFGKEGIDRLIAYSLKNALLFYDKLKEIEQIEVFNKPICGITLFRPKNMAVNEFLSKLPKGMFSKCKIKDKEFVRSVALNPMADIDEIVKFVNNVLK; encoded by the coding sequence ATGAATGATTTTAAATTTAACGAAAACTTATATAAAGCCGTAGATTTTATAACTAAAGAGAAGTTTGAAAAAGTTATTTTACCTCAAGAATTTCCAAAAAAAGGATTAGGGGAGAATACCTTAAAAATTATGGCTTCAAAAGTTTTAGGCGAGGCTACTTATTTGGATTCTCCTCTTGTTTTTGCTCATATGGATCCTCCGACCCCTTGGATTGCTTGGGCTATGGCTTTATGGAATGCCAGACTTAATCAAAATTTACTCCACAAAGAGCTTTCACCTTTTGCAACGCAAGCGGAAGAGTCGGTTATTGATTGGATTAAAGGTTTTTTTGGAATGGATGGAGGACATATGTGTAGCGGTTCGAGTATTGCGAATTTAACCGCGTTATGGGTGGCAAGAGACACAAAAAACATCGATACTATCGTAGCTTCGGAATCTTCTCATATAAGTATAGACAAAGCGGCAAAAATTTTAAATATGAAACTTATAAAAGTACCTATAAACAATGACGGAAGTATAGATAAAAAAAGTGTTCCTAATCTGAAAAACGCTTGTTTGGTATTAAATGCCGGAACTACTTGTAGCGGTGCTATTGATGATTTTAGTTTGATAGGTCAGGCAAAATGGACTCATATAGACGCAGCATATGCCGGGGCTTTAAAATTTACGTCCGAATATTCTAATATACTAAACGGCATTGAAAAAGCCGATTCGATTTCACTTTCTGCTCATAAGTGGCTCTATCAACCAAAAGATAGTGCTATCGTTTTGTTTAAGGACAATAAAAAAGCTAAAGAAGTTATGAGTTTCGGTAGTGATTATTTAAGCAGTGCCAATATCGGTATTCAAGGCTCAAAAGGCGCTAATGGGGTAGTTTTACTTGCTACACTTTTATATTTCGGAAAAGAGGGGATTGATAGATTAATAGCATATTCTTTAAAAAATGCTTTATTATTTTATGACAAATTAAAAGAAATAGAGCAAATTGAAGTTTTTAACAAACCTATTTGCGGAATAACTCTTTTTAGGCCTAAGAATATGGCTGTAAATGAATTTTTATCAAAACTTCCAAAAGGAATGTTTTCTAAATGTAAAATAAAAGATAAAGAATTTGTAAGGAGCGTTGCACTTAATCCGATGGCAGATATTGATGAGATAGTAAAATTCGTAAATAATGTCCTTAAGTGA
- a CDS encoding phosphoglycolate phosphatase, with amino-acid sequence MLLIFDLDGTLIDSVPDITDAINKTFDELGIERVSEEDVRNYLGNGARTLIERALRGKNDEKLLQKTLKIFKNHYKNNVCNKTTLYPGVKETLEKLPYKKAIVTNKPYEFVGEILKTLEIDRYFEMYIGGESLPEKKPSPLPLLYVCEKTGYKPSEAVMIGDSKNDILAARNAGIKSIAVNYGYNYGEDVSIYKPDIIIDDFRKLLEVL; translated from the coding sequence TTGTTATTAATATTTGATTTGGACGGAACTCTTATAGATTCGGTACCCGATATTACCGATGCGATAAACAAGACGTTTGACGAGCTCGGGATTGAGAGGGTTAGTGAAGAGGATGTGAGAAATTACCTCGGAAACGGAGCGAGGACATTGATTGAGAGGGCTCTTAGAGGTAAAAACGATGAAAAGCTGCTACAAAAAACCCTTAAAATTTTCAAAAACCACTATAAAAATAACGTATGCAATAAAACTACTCTTTATCCCGGAGTAAAAGAGACTCTTGAAAAACTGCCTTATAAAAAAGCGATAGTAACCAATAAACCTTATGAGTTTGTGGGTGAGATATTAAAAACTCTTGAGATTGATAGGTATTTTGAAATGTATATAGGAGGTGAGAGTCTGCCTGAGAAAAAACCCTCACCCCTGCCGCTTTTATATGTATGTGAAAAGACGGGCTATAAGCCGAGTGAAGCGGTAATGATAGGGGACTCAAAAAACGATATATTGGCTGCGAGAAATGCGGGGATAAAATCCATTGCCGTAAATTACGGCTACAATTACGGAGAAGACGTGTCGATTTATAAACCGGATATTATAATTGATGATTTTAGAAAACTTCTGGAGGTTTTATGA
- a CDS encoding FAD-dependent oxidoreductase, with protein MRVAIIGGGVTGSSIAMYLDNLGVDVTLFEKNDLVSGPPICHLHAGGNLYREITLKEKIALLKESIDFIRLYPQAIDFRPTIVAVPVDDEGEPEDLIETLEILKNEYKKMIEKDPKNKVLGEPEDYYKLYYKKDLEKLKEKELVKEPKTLDEWMIPFAKYTNLNKIKYPVILVQEYGVNVFRLSAIAKMILEKKDIVRYEEAKVSKKGDKWIVNGEEFDYLINAAGFKSGIVDDALEFKRERLTEFKAAYVVKNKKFDFTWPEIIFHGKRGTPKGMAQFTPYANGIFQLHGMTKDITLFDDGLVSSDEESSYPKLPNHFIEKIEKGWQKEEAASRAKRAIKHMSKFIPEFKDSEVTYVPLFGAQQIPGRDAELRAVEISFEENYARCEVVKASTVTSMADSIAKDLSKRFGIKYKKQIEIPEILSLSDEVITKKACEIAKSRGYPEDMGKRNFSELKS; from the coding sequence ATGAGAGTAGCGATTATCGGCGGAGGAGTTACGGGGAGCAGTATTGCTATGTATCTTGATAATTTGGGTGTTGATGTTACGCTTTTTGAAAAAAACGATTTAGTAAGCGGTCCTCCGATTTGTCATTTACATGCGGGAGGGAATCTGTATAGAGAAATTACGCTAAAAGAAAAAATAGCGCTTTTAAAAGAATCGATAGATTTTATCAGGCTATATCCTCAAGCTATAGATTTCAGACCCACAATAGTTGCCGTGCCTGTGGATGATGAGGGAGAGCCTGAGGATTTGATAGAAACACTTGAAATATTAAAAAACGAATATAAAAAAATGATTGAAAAAGACCCAAAAAACAAAGTATTAGGTGAACCAGAAGATTATTACAAGCTATATTACAAAAAAGATTTGGAAAAATTAAAAGAAAAAGAGCTTGTAAAAGAGCCGAAAACTTTGGATGAATGGATGATTCCTTTTGCAAAATATACAAACCTTAATAAAATCAAGTATCCCGTAATTTTGGTGCAGGAATACGGAGTAAACGTATTTAGACTCTCGGCAATTGCCAAGATGATTTTGGAAAAAAAGGACATTGTGAGGTATGAAGAAGCAAAAGTATCAAAAAAAGGTGATAAGTGGATAGTAAACGGCGAGGAGTTTGACTATCTGATAAACGCCGCAGGTTTTAAAAGCGGTATTGTTGATGACGCTCTTGAATTTAAAAGAGAAAGACTAACTGAGTTCAAAGCTGCGTATGTTGTGAAAAATAAAAAATTCGACTTTACATGGCCGGAGATAATATTTCACGGCAAAAGAGGAACACCAAAAGGAATGGCGCAGTTTACGCCGTATGCAAACGGGATTTTTCAACTTCACGGAATGACGAAAGATATTACGTTGTTTGACGACGGGCTTGTAAGCTCGGATGAAGAAAGCTCATACCCCAAACTTCCTAATCATTTTATTGAAAAAATAGAAAAAGGGTGGCAAAAAGAAGAGGCTGCAAGCAGGGCGAAAAGAGCTATTAAGCATATGAGTAAGTTTATTCCTGAATTTAAAGATAGCGAAGTTACATACGTGCCGCTTTTCGGGGCTCAGCAAATTCCGGGTCGAGATGCGGAGCTTAGGGCGGTTGAGATAAGTTTTGAAGAGAATTACGCAAGATGTGAGGTGGTAAAAGCTTCGACAGTTACCTCTATGGCGGATTCGATAGCTAAGGATTTAAGTAAAAGATTCGGGATAAAATACAAAAAACAGATAGAAATTCCGGAAATTTTAAGTTTAAGTGACGAAGTAATTACAAAAAAAGCGTGCGAAATTGCAAAAAGTAGAGGATATCCCGAAGATATGGGAAAAAGAAACTTTTCAGAGCTTAAATCTTAA
- a CDS encoding YchJ family protein, with the protein MKLKKLKISKNTKCPCGSGKKYKDCCFRWHKIGSAPNALLLMKSRFTAYAIGNADYIIKTTHPTSPHKEKDLDEWKRSIKEFSKSEFKKLEIVEFIDGEKEAFVEFKAYIDDYIMHERSRFVKKDKWYYVDGTQK; encoded by the coding sequence ATGAAATTAAAGAAATTAAAAATTTCAAAAAACACGAAATGTCCGTGTGGTAGCGGGAAGAAATATAAGGATTGTTGTTTTAGGTGGCATAAAATTGGAAGTGCACCGAATGCTTTACTGCTTATGAAAAGTAGATTCACGGCATACGCAATCGGAAATGCCGATTATATTATAAAAACCACTCATCCAACATCTCCTCATAAAGAGAAGGATTTGGATGAGTGGAAAAGGTCTATTAAGGAGTTCAGCAAAAGTGAATTTAAAAAGCTTGAGATTGTTGAATTTATAGACGGAGAAAAAGAAGCTTTTGTGGAATTTAAAGCTTATATTGATGATTATATTATGCATGAAAGAAGCCGTTTTGTAAAAAAAGATAAGTGGTATTATGTTGATGGCACACAAAAGTAA